The DNA window GGTTCGGGCTGTGCTGAAGCCAAAGTCGGTATCGCGTTGGTTTCTAAATCCAATTACGGTCGCATTTTGCCATGTGACTTTTGCAAAGTTAGCCCCGAGAGCCCACCTATAGGGGCCTCTCACTCCCGAGAAGCTGATGATGCTGCCGTCCATTTGAGCTTGCGAAAAGTCCGCCCCGATTTGCGCCTCCGGAGAAAAGAGGAAGCGGCTTCGATTGAAGATGGCCTGTGACAGATTGGCGTATTCGAACACAGCGCCCTCGAAGATGCTGTCATAGCCCTGAACTCTCTTCATGCTGGCAGACGTGAAATTGCAGTCGCGAAATCGGGACCGGTAGAGAAATGCATCGTTCAGATTGGATCCGGCGAAATCGGCACGGGAAAAATCCGCGCCACTGAGATCGCATTTGGCAAGGTTGCATCTGCTCAGCGAAAGACGGTAGCGGGCAGAAGTTTCCAGCTGCCGTTGGGATTCTGCCCGCCGCCCCAGCACGGTCAATGCAGTCTGGACATCGGTCAGGTCTGTCAGTTCGGAAAGAGAAGCCTTCGCCGCGTCCGTTTCCTCCGAGCGGGACAGTGGCTGCGATGACGGCGGCCTATGTGAGTTCTCGCGGATATAGGCGCAGAGGATCTCCATGACGTTCACATGGTCGCGGTCGCTGTCCCGGCTGATCCGTTCCAGCGCGTAGATCGCGCCGATGCGGACCTCGATATTGGGCTCTGTCGTCTCCTCTATCTCGGTCGAGCCGTCCGGATGCGTCAGCCGCCGCTTGACGGTCTTTTCCGCCCCCAGCCCCTCGACCGCCTTATTGAGGCGGTCGGTGATGAGGCCCTGTTCGGCCAGATTCAGCTGCTTTTGCGCGACGATCGAGCGCCAGACCAGAAAGGGAATGCCGATGAGGCCGGCGAGCACGAGGCCGGCATTGCGGATCGCCTCATATTGCCCTTCGACGCTGGCGAAGCGGTGTGCGAGGACAAGGGCGCCGACATATTGCACCAGAGTCAGGACCGCTGCGCCAAACGCGATGAACGCAAGCGCGAGGACGGGCAACGCCACGACGACGCGGACAATCCAGCCGAAGCCGGTGACCCTGTTGAAATCCGGTCGCCAGAGTTCGCGGACCCAGTCGACGAGGGGCGAGCGTTTTGTCGTCATTTGTCTTATCCTCCCTGTTCCGGAGCCTGTCCCGAACCATCGCCTCCGGGAACCGGTTTCAGCCGGGGCTTATCGACCCGCCAGAAAGGCCGCATCGGGGCGGGCGGCGATCACGCGGACCTCGCCCGCGCCGCGCAGGGAGGCCGAGATCACGCCGACCACCTGCCAGCCCTGGCCCGCGCGTTGCAGGACCGGGGCGCCGGAGCTGCCTTCGGTCACCGCGCAGCCGAGCCCGGCCATGCCGGGACTCTGGACCAGCACGCGGCAATCACCGATCCGGCTGAGCGCATTCGGCCGGTCGCGGCGATAGCCGATCACGGTGACCTCGGGGCCGATGCGCTCTGGCAGGGCCAGCGGAAGCGGCGCGATATCGGGGATCGGCGTCTCGAGAAGAAGGATCGCGACATCGCTGCGCAAGCTTCGGCTGTCCGGCCGCCTGTTCGGCTCGAAACCGGGATTGGGCCGCAGGAGGCGGGCGGTGCGGTGGGCAGCGTAGCCGCCCTTCAGCCAGCCCGCGAGGAAATGTACCTGGCCGGGTTTCGCCAGCTGGTGGCCGCGCAGCGCATACAGGCAATGGGCTGCGGTCAGGACCCGGTCGGTGGCGATCAGCGTGCCGGTGCAGAAACCGCCCGTGTCGAATCCCGCGACATTGACCCGGCCGATGGCGCGCCAGGCGCGGTGCTGGGGCTCGGCCAGCGGCTCGGCCTGCTGCGGCGTGCCCCCGGCCCGGGGCGCGGCCGGCAGGGCGGCCGCCCCCGCCATGACGAACAGGGCGAGCAACATCGCGGCAGGCGGGCGGCTCGAAGGTCGCATGGTCTTGATATGCCCGGATCGGGACGCCATTTGAAGCCCCGGCGCAGCGCCTTGCCAAGCAGAAGACCCACGGATAGGGTGCGCCGCGACTGAAAACGGGGCGACCCTTCTGCCCTTCGAACACGGGGACTTCCACATGTTTGCAACGCCAGCCTTTGCGCAAGCGGCCGGCGGAGGCGCCGCGGGCGCCTTCGGCTCTTTTCTCCCGCTGATCCTGATCTTCGCGATCATGTATTTCCTGCTGATCCGCCCTCAGCAGAAGAAGGCAAAGCAGCACAAGGCGATGGTGGACGGGCTGCGCCGCGGCGACCAGGTCGTGACCCAGGGTGGCGTGATCGGCAAGGTCTCGAAGGTCAAGGACGATGCCGAGGTCGAACTCGAGGTCGCCGAGAACGTCAAGATCCGTGTCGTGCGTCACACCATCGCCCAGGTGCTCAACAAGACCGAACCGGCGGAAAAGGCCTGATCGCCGATGCTGGATTTCGCGCTTTGGAAGCGGGCCACGATCTGGGGCATCGTTCTGATAGGGTTGCTGTTTGCGGCGCCCAACATGTTCTATTCCCGGGTCGAGGGGCATAACGACGCCCTCAAGGCCATCGAAACCCAGGGCGCGACCCCTGAACTGATCGCCAAGCGCGACGGCTGGCCCGGATGGCTGCCCTCGGGCCTGGTCAATCTCGGTCTCGACCTGCGCGGCGGCGCTCATCTTCTGGCCGAGGTGCAGGTCGAGGATGTCTATGCCGATCGCATGGATGCGCTCTGGCCCGATGTGCGCGACGCGCTGCGCGATGTCCGCGACCAGGTCGGCCCGATCCGTCGGATGGACGGCACGCCCGGCATGCTGAAGGTGAGGCTGGGCGAGCCTGCGGGCATGCCCGCTGCGATCAAGGCGGTGCGGGCGCTGGCCCGGCCCATCGTCAGCCTGACCGGCGTCGGGGCGTCGGATATCGACGTTTCGGGCGAGGGTGCGGTTCTGACCGTGCAGCTGTCCGAGCCCGAGAAGCAGGCCACCATCGACCGCACCCTGCGCCAGTCGCTGGAGATCGTGCGCCGCCGGATCGACGAGGTCGGCACGCG is part of the Rhodovulum sp. MB263 genome and encodes:
- a CDS encoding pentapeptide repeat-containing protein, giving the protein MTTKRSPLVDWVRELWRPDFNRVTGFGWIVRVVVALPVLALAFIAFGAAVLTLVQYVGALVLAHRFASVEGQYEAIRNAGLVLAGLIGIPFLVWRSIVAQKQLNLAEQGLITDRLNKAVEGLGAEKTVKRRLTHPDGSTEIEETTEPNIEVRIGAIYALERISRDSDRDHVNVMEILCAYIRENSHRPPSSQPLSRSEETDAAKASLSELTDLTDVQTALTVLGRRAESQRQLETSARYRLSLSRCNLAKCDLSGADFSRADFAGSNLNDAFLYRSRFRDCNFTSASMKRVQGYDSIFEGAVFEYANLSQAIFNRSRFLFSPEAQIGADFSQAQMDGSIISFSGVRGPYRWALGANFAKVTWQNATVIGFRNQRDTDFGFSTARTGTDTQPRPLTIHQGLAFHDCILDAHHFGNLDLERCFGDGTVALMEPIIRPSHWPSEPLSPTIFERECALWRADPASYVPPQDRA
- a CDS encoding serine protease, which translates into the protein MRPSSRPPAAMLLALFVMAGAAALPAAPRAGGTPQQAEPLAEPQHRAWRAIGRVNVAGFDTGGFCTGTLIATDRVLTAAHCLYALRGHQLAKPGQVHFLAGWLKGGYAAHRTARLLRPNPGFEPNRRPDSRSLRSDVAILLLETPIPDIAPLPLALPERIGPEVTVIGYRRDRPNALSRIGDCRVLVQSPGMAGLGCAVTEGSSGAPVLQRAGQGWQVVGVISASLRGAGEVRVIAARPDAAFLAGR
- the yajC gene encoding preprotein translocase subunit YajC, translating into MFATPAFAQAAGGGAAGAFGSFLPLILIFAIMYFLLIRPQQKKAKQHKAMVDGLRRGDQVVTQGGVIGKVSKVKDDAEVELEVAENVKIRVVRHTIAQVLNKTEPAEKA